The following are from one region of the Rosistilla carotiformis genome:
- a CDS encoding anti-sigma factor has translation MKDDYIDRLIGSFLDDALSEAEQAEFETLMLHSEPARQRFWELAEVSGLASQAALAAWPVDDPSPTAAAASHPVHRRSESWSIASAITPPGKSTYVLVTGMLLGVLITGVAWPVTRLLQMPAETQLFSEDFESGTTPGVNGPPTMPGRFSGDFSQVVADQSNVQAASGDRMLQMLRADYEAKSDPAGSHWGDLYRLIDLRSFQSQLASGVTIATATAQFNSTPQPRDEGIRYVISMTAIDAQTAANPKLLAGDLKNRNALAIAYRSWRLDVDPATWQQGNCEIKLPADADFLLLHIAICHAGPDDLDSGQRLTFAGHFIDDIQLSLTHYPR, from the coding sequence ATGAAAGATGACTACATCGATCGTTTGATCGGGTCGTTCCTGGACGATGCTCTTTCGGAAGCGGAGCAAGCCGAGTTCGAAACGCTGATGCTGCACTCCGAACCGGCCAGGCAACGATTCTGGGAACTGGCCGAAGTCAGCGGCTTGGCGTCTCAAGCCGCCCTGGCAGCTTGGCCTGTCGACGATCCATCCCCCACCGCGGCGGCAGCTTCCCATCCGGTCCATCGTCGCTCCGAATCATGGAGCATCGCGTCGGCGATAACTCCGCCCGGCAAATCGACCTACGTCTTGGTGACCGGAATGCTGCTGGGAGTTCTGATCACGGGAGTCGCTTGGCCGGTAACGCGACTTTTGCAAATGCCAGCAGAAACACAGCTCTTCAGCGAAGACTTCGAATCGGGAACCACTCCCGGCGTGAACGGTCCGCCGACGATGCCGGGGCGATTCAGTGGCGACTTCAGCCAAGTCGTCGCCGACCAATCCAACGTGCAAGCCGCCAGCGGCGATCGGATGCTGCAAATGTTGCGAGCGGATTACGAAGCGAAGTCCGATCCGGCGGGCAGCCACTGGGGAGACCTCTATCGTTTGATCGACCTCCGATCGTTCCAGTCCCAGTTGGCCAGTGGAGTGACGATCGCCACGGCGACGGCACAATTTAACTCCACGCCTCAACCGCGGGACGAAGGGATCCGATACGTGATCTCGATGACCGCGATCGACGCGCAAACCGCTGCGAATCCGAAACTGCTAGCCGGGGATCTGAAGAACCGAAACGCCTTGGCGATTGCCTACCGGAGTTGGCGGCTGGACGTCGATCCGGCAACGTGGCAGCAGGGAAACTGTGAAATCAAGCTTCCCGCCGATGCCGATTTTTTGTTGCTGCACATCGCGATCTGCCACGCCGGTCCAGACGACCTCGACTCGGGGCAGCGGCTCACGTTTGCCGGGCACTTCATCGACGACATCCAGCTTTCGCTGACGCATTACCCGCGCTAG
- a CDS encoding sigma-70 family RNA polymerase sigma factor, which yields MKHPPDHTLQVQQLFVQHQSQLKAMAIALSPNFIQADDLIQETFLTITAKAEEFDLETSFLAWSRSILRFKLMEARRAANVRSVDVIDSLIASCPDDWASEERLQALTKCLGDLAPKSREIISLRYQREHSPTQIAEILSRTVNSINVALSKTRMALRECMDRQLASGGSQ from the coding sequence ATGAAACATCCCCCCGACCATACCCTCCAAGTGCAACAGTTGTTCGTTCAGCATCAATCCCAGCTGAAAGCGATGGCGATCGCGCTGAGCCCCAACTTCATCCAGGCCGACGATTTGATCCAAGAGACCTTCCTGACGATCACCGCCAAAGCGGAGGAATTCGACCTGGAGACCAGTTTTCTCGCCTGGAGTCGTTCGATCCTGCGTTTCAAACTCATGGAAGCCCGGCGGGCGGCAAACGTCCGCAGCGTCGATGTCATCGATTCCTTGATCGCTTCGTGCCCGGACGACTGGGCTAGCGAAGAGCGCCTGCAAGCGCTGACCAAATGCCTCGGCGACCTGGCCCCCAAATCGCGCGAGATCATTTCCTTGCGTTACCAACGCGAGCACTCTCCCACACAGATCGCAGAGATCCTGTCGCGAACCGTAAATTCGATCAACGTCGCGCTCTCCAAAACGCGAATGGCACTGCGCGAATGCATGGACCGGCAACTTGCCAGTGGAGGCTCGCAATGA
- a CDS encoding TerC family protein — translation MGAITELFTLANLLTLLMLIALQAVLGFDNLLYISLESKRVAEESQQKVRRMGIGLAIVLRIVLLYIVVKAIKSFEDPFLTIGSDTEGAWMFGAFNLASVVEIAGGGFILYTAMKEIYHMLSIHEVGHGEESAQRSVGSAIFWIVLMNLVFSFDSILSAMALTDSIAVMAVAIVISGVLMMVMADHVSEFLKKNRMYEVLGLFILFIVGIMLVSEGGHNAHLAFFGYHVEAMQKTTFYFVLVVLVVVDIIQGRYQKKLMAQKAAEVGKHA, via the coding sequence ATGGGTGCAATCACCGAACTATTTACTCTGGCCAACCTGCTGACATTGCTGATGCTGATTGCCCTGCAAGCGGTGTTGGGCTTCGACAATTTGCTGTACATCTCGCTCGAATCCAAGCGGGTTGCCGAAGAGAGCCAACAGAAGGTGCGGCGGATGGGAATCGGGCTAGCGATCGTGTTGCGGATTGTGCTGCTGTACATCGTCGTCAAAGCGATCAAGTCGTTCGAAGATCCCTTCCTGACGATCGGCAGCGATACCGAAGGGGCTTGGATGTTTGGCGCGTTCAACCTGGCTAGCGTCGTCGAGATCGCCGGCGGTGGTTTCATTCTCTACACCGCGATGAAAGAGATCTATCACATGTTGTCGATCCATGAGGTCGGGCATGGGGAAGAGTCGGCGCAGCGGTCGGTCGGATCGGCCATTTTTTGGATCGTTCTGATGAACCTCGTCTTCTCCTTCGATTCGATCTTAAGCGCGATGGCACTGACCGACAGCATCGCCGTGATGGCCGTTGCGATCGTGATCAGCGGTGTGTTGATGATGGTGATGGCCGACCACGTTTCGGAGTTCTTGAAAAAGAATCGAATGTACGAGGTGTTGGGCCTGTTCATCCTATTCATCGTCGGCATCATGCTGGTCAGCGAAGGAGGGCACAACGCCCATCTCGCCTTCTTCGGCTATCACGTCGAAGCGATGCAGAAGACCACCTTCTACTTCGTCCTTGTCGTTTTGGTTGTCGTCGACATCATTCAAGGCCGCTACCAAAAGAAGCTGATGGCGCAGAAAGCGGCCGAAGTGGGCAAGCACGCCTGA